In Plantibacter sp. PA-3-X8, one DNA window encodes the following:
- a CDS encoding flavodoxin domain-containing protein, whose amino-acid sequence MQIVILYGTESGNAERLAGDIGKAIGSQHQWRVADLGDVDPAELSTDEIHIFITSTYGDGLLGETGQIFYEALEESDVELDGLRYAIFGLGDSSYEDTYNQGSSLLDAILTEHGATRFGEFGLHDDGGFERKKDVALAWLPGVLAAAEQL is encoded by the coding sequence ATGCAGATCGTCATCCTGTACGGGACCGAATCCGGCAACGCCGAACGCCTCGCCGGCGACATCGGCAAGGCCATCGGCTCGCAGCACCAGTGGCGCGTCGCCGACCTCGGCGACGTCGACCCGGCGGAGCTGTCGACCGACGAGATCCACATCTTCATCACGTCGACGTACGGCGACGGCCTCCTCGGTGAGACCGGCCAGATCTTCTACGAGGCGCTCGAGGAGTCCGACGTCGAGCTCGACGGGCTCCGGTACGCCATCTTCGGGCTGGGCGACAGCAGCTACGAGGACACGTACAACCAGGGCAGCTCGCTGCTCGACGCCATCCTCACCGAGCACGGCGCGACCCGCTTCGGCGAGTTCGGTCTGCACGACGACGGCGGGTTCGAGCGCAAGAAGGACGTCGCGCTCGCCTGGCTGCCCGGCGTGCTCGCCGCAGCAGAACAGCTCTGA
- a CDS encoding o-succinylbenzoate synthase yields the protein MQANLDDVLATARVVSIPLRVRFRGIDTREAVLFRGPAGWTEFSPFVEYDDQESAAWLRAAIDFGWSDLPPLHRDRILVNATVPAVDAADVPSILSRFPGCRTAKVKVAERGQVLADDVARVAAVRRAIGPEGRLRVDANTNWNVDEAEHAIRALEPFDLEYVEQPCATVAELAEIRERVSSLDVAIAADESVRKAEDPLAVARAGAADLLVVKAQPLGGVHAALRIAGEAGLPIVVSSALDTSVGISMGAHLAAALPELDYDCGLATTALLGGDVTTAPLDPVDGGIAVRRVEVDVDLLEHFTASPERTAWWLDRLRRTHALLG from the coding sequence ATGCAAGCGAACCTCGACGACGTCCTCGCCACCGCCCGCGTGGTCTCCATCCCCCTCCGCGTCCGGTTCCGGGGCATCGACACCCGCGAGGCCGTCCTCTTCCGTGGGCCCGCCGGGTGGACGGAGTTCTCCCCCTTCGTCGAGTACGACGACCAGGAGTCAGCCGCGTGGCTGCGGGCCGCCATCGACTTCGGCTGGTCGGACCTCCCGCCCCTCCACCGGGATCGCATCCTCGTGAACGCGACGGTCCCGGCGGTGGACGCGGCGGACGTGCCGTCGATCCTCTCCCGCTTCCCGGGCTGCCGGACCGCGAAGGTGAAGGTGGCCGAGCGCGGGCAGGTGCTGGCCGACGACGTCGCGCGCGTCGCCGCCGTCCGGCGGGCCATCGGACCCGAGGGTCGACTCCGCGTGGACGCCAACACCAACTGGAACGTCGACGAGGCCGAACACGCCATCCGCGCTCTCGAACCCTTCGACCTCGAGTACGTCGAGCAACCCTGCGCGACCGTCGCGGAACTCGCCGAGATCCGTGAACGGGTCTCCTCCCTGGACGTCGCCATCGCGGCGGACGAGAGCGTCCGCAAAGCCGAGGACCCCCTCGCCGTGGCTCGCGCCGGCGCCGCCGACCTGCTCGTCGTGAAGGCGCAGCCGCTCGGCGGCGTTCACGCCGCGCTCCGCATCGCGGGCGAGGCCGGCCTGCCGATCGTCGTCTCGAGCGCGCTGGACACCTCCGTCGGCATCTCCATGGGGGCCCACCTCGCGGCGGCCCTGCCGGAACTCGACTACGACTGCGGGCTCGCCACCACCGCGCTCCTCGGCGGCGACGTGACGACCGCACCGCTCGATCCCGTGGACGGCGGCATCGCCGTTCGGCGCGTCGAGGTGGACGTCGATCTCCTCGAGCACTTCACGGCGTCACCGGAGCGGACCGCCTGGTGGCTCGACCGGCTCCGCCGCACGCACGCGTTGCTCGGCTGA
- a CDS encoding histidine phosphatase family protein: MVADQIHLVRHGEVHNPSRVLYGRLPAFRLSELGERMAQAAADDLVSRDRTVGALYASPLQRTQESAAPVAAAFGLAVVAEPRVIEPFNEFEGKRMSRALKNPLNWSKLRNPSRPSWGEPYASIVNRMTAAVEDAWRATPSGDVVIVSHQLPIWMLHSSVVGAPYRHDPRKRRCALSSITTFERTEQGFLEVGYVDPAARLASGATDVGAV, translated from the coding sequence GTGGTAGCCGACCAGATCCATCTCGTGCGTCACGGCGAGGTGCACAATCCTTCTCGTGTGCTCTACGGTCGACTCCCCGCATTCCGACTGTCGGAGCTCGGCGAGCGCATGGCGCAGGCCGCCGCGGACGACCTCGTGAGCCGTGATCGCACGGTGGGCGCGCTCTACGCGTCTCCGCTGCAGCGCACGCAGGAGTCCGCCGCGCCGGTCGCCGCAGCGTTCGGGCTCGCCGTCGTCGCCGAGCCGCGCGTGATCGAACCGTTCAACGAGTTCGAGGGCAAGCGCATGAGCCGCGCCCTGAAGAACCCGCTCAACTGGTCCAAGCTCCGCAACCCGTCCCGTCCGAGCTGGGGCGAGCCGTACGCGTCGATCGTCAACCGCATGACCGCGGCCGTCGAGGACGCTTGGCGCGCGACGCCGTCGGGCGACGTCGTCATCGTCAGCCACCAGCTGCCGATCTGGATGCTCCACAGCTCCGTCGTCGGGGCGCCCTATCGTCACGACCCGCGGAAGCGACGCTGCGCCCTGTCGAGCATCACCACCTTCGAACGGACCGAGCAGGGCTTCCTCGAGGTCGGCTACGTCGATCCGGCGGCCCGTCTGGCGTCCGGCGCGACCGATGTCGGGGCCGTCTGA
- a CDS encoding TlpA disulfide reductase family protein has product MARRSRTFAVAAVLAVGALLLTACGSDPLAEQYREGSSKGYVAGDGSVTEVALDDRGESISFSGVGEDGEQISSADHAGQVLVVNFWYAACAPCRAEAKDLQALNEAYTDKGATFIGVNVRDTADTAKAFNGTFGITYPSILDVDSGEAKLAFTGSVPPNAVPTTIVLDAEGRVAARILGQLQDRTILDTLIRDTIAESAPE; this is encoded by the coding sequence ATGGCCCGCCGATCGAGGACGTTCGCCGTCGCCGCCGTGTTGGCCGTCGGGGCGCTCCTGCTCACGGCGTGCGGGAGCGATCCGCTCGCCGAGCAGTACCGCGAGGGAAGCAGCAAGGGGTACGTCGCGGGCGACGGCAGCGTGACCGAGGTCGCGCTCGACGACCGCGGTGAGTCGATCAGCTTCTCAGGCGTCGGCGAGGACGGCGAGCAGATCTCCTCCGCCGACCACGCGGGCCAGGTCCTCGTCGTGAACTTCTGGTACGCCGCCTGCGCCCCCTGCCGCGCGGAGGCGAAGGACCTGCAGGCGCTCAACGAGGCCTACACCGACAAGGGCGCCACCTTCATCGGCGTCAACGTCCGCGACACCGCCGACACCGCGAAGGCGTTCAACGGCACCTTCGGCATCACCTACCCCTCCATCCTCGACGTCGACAGCGGGGAGGCGAAGCTCGCCTTCACGGGCAGTGTCCCGCCGAACGCGGTGCCGACCACCATCGTCCTCGACGCCGAAGGTCGGGTCGCCGCACGCATCCTCGGGCAACTGCAGGACCGCACCATCCTCGACACCCTCATCCGCGACACGATCGCCGAGAGCGCCCCAGAGTGA
- a CDS encoding cytochrome c biogenesis protein ResB, with protein sequence MSRPSDHIDSAAPAPADGINQPKLGFVGWLRFFWRQLTSMRTALFLLLLLAIAAVPGSLVPQRSSDPNGVTQYFTDNPDLAPILDKVQAFDVYSSAWFSAIYLLLFISLIGCVIPRTKHHWLALRSRPPRTPARLSRLSAFERRSDDSGATATELIDDATKQLKRQGYRVERYDAEGSASVSAERGFLRETGNLVFHSALVGILVTVGFGGGFGFSGQRVLVEGQTFVNTLLDYDSFNPGRFFNESELAPYKLTLDEFGVTYETENLDAYGQAIDYRAKVTTTSPGGKPQDATIKVNDPLRFEGTDVYLLGNGYAPTITVRDPEGKVVFSDSIPFLPQDAQLTSLGIVKVPDGLAEQLGMIGFFYPTQAASKPPFFSSYPDLAYPVLTLNVYSGDLGINAGAPKSVYALDVDDMKQLTGGDTGVESIELTPGQITDLPNGLGTVSFDNVAANPSTENYAGSVKRFASFDVHHDPTQLWVLAFAILALSGLITSLFVARRRVWVKAVTGSDGTVSLEYAGLARGEDPGLEAAVAAIAEAHSPTPVPSEPEGRITP encoded by the coding sequence TTGTCACGCCCCTCTGATCACATCGATTCCGCCGCACCGGCTCCGGCCGACGGCATCAACCAGCCGAAGCTCGGGTTCGTGGGTTGGCTCCGCTTCTTCTGGCGTCAGCTCACGAGCATGCGCACGGCGCTCTTCCTGCTGCTGCTCCTCGCCATCGCCGCGGTGCCCGGTTCGCTCGTCCCGCAACGGTCGAGCGACCCGAACGGCGTCACCCAGTACTTCACCGACAACCCGGACCTCGCGCCCATCCTCGACAAGGTGCAGGCGTTCGACGTCTACAGCTCGGCCTGGTTCTCCGCGATCTACCTGCTGCTGTTCATCTCGCTCATCGGCTGCGTGATCCCGCGGACGAAGCACCACTGGCTCGCCCTGCGCTCCCGCCCGCCGCGGACGCCCGCGCGCCTGTCGCGGCTCTCCGCGTTCGAGCGTCGCAGCGACGACAGCGGCGCGACCGCCACCGAGCTCATCGACGACGCGACGAAGCAGTTGAAGCGCCAGGGCTACCGAGTCGAACGCTACGACGCCGAGGGGTCCGCATCGGTGTCCGCCGAGCGCGGCTTCCTCCGCGAGACCGGCAACCTCGTCTTCCACTCGGCACTCGTCGGCATCCTCGTGACGGTCGGTTTCGGCGGCGGTTTCGGCTTCTCCGGTCAGCGCGTGCTCGTTGAGGGTCAGACCTTCGTCAACACCCTGCTCGACTACGACTCGTTCAACCCCGGCCGCTTCTTCAACGAGTCGGAGCTGGCCCCCTACAAGTTGACGCTCGACGAGTTCGGCGTCACCTACGAGACCGAGAACCTCGACGCGTACGGGCAGGCGATCGACTACCGCGCGAAGGTCACGACGACCTCGCCCGGCGGGAAGCCGCAGGACGCGACGATCAAGGTCAACGATCCGCTCCGGTTCGAGGGCACCGACGTCTACCTGCTCGGCAACGGTTACGCGCCGACGATCACCGTCCGCGATCCCGAGGGCAAGGTCGTGTTCAGCGACTCCATCCCGTTCCTGCCGCAGGACGCCCAGCTCACGTCGCTCGGCATCGTCAAGGTCCCGGACGGCCTGGCGGAGCAGCTCGGCATGATCGGGTTCTTCTACCCGACGCAGGCCGCGTCCAAGCCGCCGTTCTTCTCGTCCTACCCCGACCTCGCCTACCCGGTGCTGACGCTCAACGTCTACTCCGGCGACCTCGGGATCAACGCCGGTGCTCCGAAGTCGGTCTACGCGCTCGACGTCGACGACATGAAGCAGCTCACGGGGGGCGACACCGGCGTCGAGTCGATCGAACTCACGCCCGGCCAGATCACCGACCTGCCGAACGGACTCGGCACGGTGTCCTTCGACAACGTCGCCGCCAACCCGTCGACCGAGAACTACGCCGGCTCCGTCAAGCGGTTCGCCTCGTTCGACGTCCACCACGACCCGACCCAGCTGTGGGTGCTCGCGTTCGCCATCCTCGCCCTGTCCGGTCTCATCACCTCACTCTTCGTCGCCAGACGCCGCGTCTGGGTGAAGGCCGTGACCGGGAGCGACGGCACCGTCTCCCTCGAATACGCCGGGCTCGCCCGCGGCGAGGACCCCGGCCTCGAAGCGGCCGTCGCGGCGATCGCCGAAGCGCACAGTCCAACGCCTGTCCCGTCCGAACCCGAAGGTAGAATCACCCCGTGA
- a CDS encoding cytochrome c biogenesis CcdA family protein: MSPGELVYGGQLLVAIPIAIAAGLLSFLSPCVLPLVPGYLGYVGGMTTVEEGRSGAGRRRVLLGVSLFILGFTVVFVAIAAFVGTIGAWFVEWEGVITRVLGAVVILMGLIFIGQFSRLQRTVRTNWAPATGLAGAPLLGFVFAIGWTPCLGPTLTAISALSLSGGSAWRGALLGLFYCLGLGIPFLLVALGLGWVTGSLAFLKRHIRTINIIGGVLLIVIGVLMVSGLWSAWMYSLQGVMSGLVTPL, translated from the coding sequence GTGAGCCCCGGCGAGCTCGTCTACGGCGGCCAGCTCCTCGTGGCGATCCCGATCGCCATCGCGGCCGGTCTGCTGTCCTTCCTCTCGCCGTGCGTCCTGCCACTCGTCCCCGGCTACCTCGGATACGTCGGCGGCATGACGACGGTCGAGGAGGGGCGCTCCGGTGCGGGTCGCCGGCGCGTGCTGCTCGGCGTCAGCCTCTTCATCCTGGGCTTCACCGTCGTGTTCGTGGCGATCGCGGCGTTCGTCGGAACGATCGGCGCCTGGTTCGTCGAGTGGGAAGGCGTCATCACCCGCGTCCTCGGCGCCGTCGTCATCCTCATGGGGCTCATCTTCATCGGACAGTTCTCGCGGCTGCAGCGCACGGTGCGCACCAACTGGGCACCCGCCACCGGCCTCGCCGGCGCGCCACTGCTCGGCTTCGTCTTCGCCATCGGCTGGACGCCCTGCCTCGGCCCGACCCTCACCGCGATCAGCGCGCTCTCCCTCTCGGGCGGCTCCGCCTGGCGCGGGGCCCTCCTCGGGCTGTTCTACTGCCTCGGTCTCGGCATCCCCTTCCTGCTCGTCGCGCTCGGACTCGGTTGGGTCACGGGGTCGTTGGCGTTCCTCAAACGGCACATCCGCACGATCAACATCATCGGCGGCGTGCTCCTCATCGTGATCGGTGTGTTGATGGTGTCTGGTCTCTGGTCCGCTTGGATGTACTCGTTGCAGGGGGTGATGAGCGGCCTTGTCACGCCCCTCTGA
- the aspS gene encoding aspartate--tRNA(Asn) ligase yields MSERVVVKNLAALSDGPVTVSGWVETVRDQKKVQFVVLRDESGAVQLVNPAVREVDPEVEGSAERLTTTEAISALAHGSFITVTGELKHDERVKLGGIEVKVATLEVVTAANPETPIAADSSLDKRLDWRFLDLRQPKQALIFRIQTTFEHALRQYWIDNDFIEIHTPKLMASASESRAELFEVDYFEGKAYLAQSPQFFKQMAQSAGFGKVFEVGPAFRADPSFTSRHATEFTSVDAEISWIESHEDVMQLHEELLVAGFTAVKEKHGEQISELFGIELEVPSRPFPRIPLAEAKRIVAERGYEIPRADDDMDPEGERQIAAYVKETFGHDFVFLTDYASSIRPFYHMRNAEDGSLTNSYDLIYNGVEISTGAQREHRVDVLVEQAKEKGLEPEELEFYLDFFRYGVPAHGGFGMGLARVLMLMLHETSIREVTYLFRGPTRLAP; encoded by the coding sequence GTGAGTGAACGCGTCGTTGTGAAGAACCTGGCCGCCCTGTCCGACGGTCCCGTCACCGTCTCCGGATGGGTCGAGACCGTCCGCGATCAGAAGAAGGTGCAGTTCGTCGTCCTCCGCGACGAGAGCGGCGCCGTCCAGCTGGTGAACCCGGCTGTCCGCGAGGTCGACCCGGAGGTCGAGGGCTCCGCCGAGCGCCTCACCACCACCGAGGCCATCTCCGCCCTCGCGCACGGCTCCTTCATCACCGTCACCGGCGAGCTCAAGCACGACGAGCGCGTCAAGCTCGGCGGCATCGAGGTCAAGGTCGCCACGCTCGAGGTCGTCACCGCCGCCAACCCCGAGACGCCGATCGCTGCGGACTCCTCGCTCGACAAGCGGCTCGACTGGCGCTTCCTCGACCTGCGCCAGCCGAAGCAGGCCCTGATCTTCCGCATCCAGACGACGTTCGAGCACGCACTGCGTCAGTACTGGATCGACAACGACTTCATCGAGATCCACACCCCGAAGCTCATGGCGAGCGCGAGCGAGTCGCGCGCCGAGCTCTTCGAGGTCGACTACTTCGAGGGCAAGGCGTACCTCGCGCAGTCCCCGCAGTTCTTCAAGCAGATGGCGCAGTCCGCCGGCTTCGGCAAGGTGTTCGAGGTCGGACCCGCATTCCGTGCCGACCCGTCGTTCACCAGCCGACACGCGACGGAGTTCACGAGCGTCGACGCCGAGATCAGCTGGATCGAGTCCCACGAGGACGTCATGCAGCTGCACGAGGAGCTCCTCGTCGCCGGCTTCACGGCGGTCAAGGAGAAGCACGGCGAGCAGATCTCCGAGCTCTTCGGCATCGAGCTCGAGGTCCCGTCGCGTCCGTTCCCGCGCATCCCGCTGGCCGAGGCCAAGCGTATCGTCGCCGAGCGCGGCTACGAGATCCCCCGCGCCGACGACGACATGGACCCCGAGGGCGAGCGTCAGATCGCGGCCTACGTCAAGGAGACCTTCGGTCACGACTTCGTCTTCCTGACCGACTACGCGTCGAGCATCCGGCCGTTCTACCACATGCGCAACGCCGAGGACGGCTCGCTCACCAACAGCTACGACCTCATCTACAACGGCGTCGAGATCTCCACGGGCGCGCAGCGCGAGCACCGGGTCGACGTCCTCGTCGAGCAGGCCAAGGAGAAGGGCCTGGAGCCCGAGGAACTCGAGTTCTACCTCGACTTCTTCCGCTACGGCGTCCCGGCGCACGGCGGCTTCGGCATGGGCCTCGCCCGCGTGCTCATGCTCATGCTGCACGAGACCTCCATCCGCGAGGTCACCTACCTGTTCCGCGGCCCGACCCGCCTCGCCCCGTAA
- the ccsB gene encoding c-type cytochrome biogenesis protein CcsB, with the protein MTLVEISNLCLWSAVAVYALAFIAFTFDLARRSAEVTAAIDAAERAELERSAAAEERVGALASAAARTAAPIVTSDGVPRKTRRPSDEPEQQASRKSPSLRVGVSLTVIAFLLHLVADVTRGIAAGRVPWANMYEFAMTGTLLIVAVFLVVIARVDLRFLGSFVIGLVTVLLGLATANFYVEVVPLPPALQSAWLVIHVFVASLGTAFFAIGFALSVVQLLQGRRERRLGLVQPTQSSGRLRFLLTLPNAERLENLAYRVNIIGFIFWTFTLMAGAIWAERAWGRYWGWDTKEVWTFIIWVIFAGYIHARATRGWRGSRAATLAIIGFSAVMFNFVVVNVFFKGLHAYSGL; encoded by the coding sequence GTGACCCTCGTCGAAATCTCGAACCTCTGCCTCTGGTCGGCCGTCGCCGTCTACGCGCTGGCGTTCATCGCCTTCACGTTCGACCTCGCGCGCCGCAGCGCCGAGGTCACCGCGGCGATCGACGCGGCCGAGCGGGCTGAGCTGGAACGGTCGGCAGCCGCCGAGGAACGCGTCGGTGCACTCGCCTCCGCCGCGGCGCGGACCGCCGCACCGATCGTCACGAGCGACGGTGTCCCGCGCAAGACCCGCCGTCCCTCGGACGAGCCCGAGCAGCAGGCGTCGCGCAAGTCGCCGAGCCTCCGGGTCGGAGTCTCGCTCACCGTCATCGCCTTCCTCCTCCACCTCGTCGCGGACGTGACGCGCGGTATCGCCGCCGGTCGTGTCCCGTGGGCGAACATGTACGAGTTCGCGATGACGGGCACGCTGCTCATCGTCGCGGTGTTCCTCGTGGTCATCGCGCGCGTGGACCTCCGGTTCCTCGGCAGCTTCGTGATCGGCCTCGTGACCGTGCTCCTCGGCCTCGCGACCGCGAACTTCTACGTCGAGGTCGTCCCGCTGCCGCCGGCGCTGCAGTCGGCGTGGCTCGTCATCCACGTGTTCGTCGCGAGCCTCGGCACGGCGTTCTTCGCCATCGGCTTCGCGTTGAGCGTCGTGCAGCTCCTGCAGGGGCGTCGCGAGCGACGGCTCGGGCTCGTGCAGCCCACCCAGAGCTCCGGGCGTCTCCGCTTCCTGCTCACCCTCCCGAACGCGGAGCGCCTCGAGAACCTCGCCTACCGCGTCAACATCATCGGTTTCATCTTCTGGACGTTCACGCTCATGGCCGGTGCCATCTGGGCTGAGCGCGCCTGGGGTCGGTACTGGGGCTGGGACACCAAAGAGGTGTGGACCTTCATCATCTGGGTGATCTTCGCCGGGTACATCCATGCCAGGGCGACGCGCGGCTGGCGCGGATCACGCGCGGCCACGCTCGCCATCATCGGCTTCAGCGCCGTGATGTTCAACTTCGTCGTGGTCAACGTCTTCTTCAAGGGTCTGCACGCCTACAGCGGCCTGTAA